The genomic stretch CTGTCTCCAAGCAGGGACCCCCGTGGGTCGGCCCCGATCTCGCCCCGCTGCCCGCACTgacctgctgctcctctgccttggGCTGCGCCGGTGTGGGCTCGCTGGTGGCCATGGCGGGGCTGCGGGCACAGGACGGGAGCGTGAGTGGGGTCAGGCCCCCCCAACGCCCCCCTCCGGCCTCCCCAAATGACCCTTCCCTGGAACGGGGCAGTTCCCACGCGGTTGGAAAAACCCGGGACAGGGGGGTCCCCGAGACCGGGATCACGATCGGGATCGCAGGCGGGGTCGGGACCGGGATCGCGACCGGGACCAGGACTGCGACCGGGACCTGGGCTGGGATTGCGATCGGGAACTGGGCCGGGATCGCGATAGGTTCAGGGATTGCGATCGGAACCGGGATCGCGATCGGAACCGGGATCGCGATCGGAACCGGGATCGCGATCGGGATCGGCACCGGGATCGAGGACCGGCTCCGGATCGTGCTCACCGCTGGCGGCTGGGCTCGGTTCTGCTCCCTCGGTTCGGCTCCGGGCTCGCCCCGCTCCTCCCCGCCGCCCTTTATAGCCCGGAGCCCGCCCCGAGCGCATGTGACCGGAGCCGCCcagcggggccggcccggggcggCCCGGGAGCAGCGACcggggagcgcggggccggggggcagAGAACCCCCGGGGCTGGAGGGCAGAGAacccccggggccggggggcagCGAACCCCCGGGGCTGGAGGGCAGAGAACCCCCGGGGCTGGAGGGCAGAGAACCCCCGGAAAGCGCCTGCACCGAGTCCCCGCCCAGCACCGGCAGCGGGCTGCACTGAGCCCCCGGAACCCCATTCCTCGGCCGGTGCTGCCCtgaccccccccctccccggtACCGGATCCCCCGGGACCGCGCTGCGCTGACACCCCCTGGGGACCGGACACTCCCGGGACCGGAGTACACCGGCCCGATTCCCCGGGATCCGGCTGCAGTGACGCCCCGAGCCCGGAATTAGAGACTTCCCCCCCACCGGCGCTGGTTCCTCCCGCTCCCCGACCTTCCCTGGCACCGATCCCCCCTCGGACAGAGCCCTGACCCTCCCGAGCGTCCCCTCCCCTCGGGCGGGTCCCAAGCGCGGGGGTCCCGGTGCTGCCCCACACCTGGCCCGGCGGAGCTGGTCGAACTGGTCCCAGCGGGTTCCGGCGGCCGGAGGATGGACAGTTCTGGGGCGCCCAGCGCCGCCTGGGTCACCCTGCCGTGACCACGTCGTGCTTGTGACGTCGGGGATACCCCGGAGCGTGCCCAGCCCCTCGACGATGACAACTGGGACAAAGTTCAGTGCCACACGGCTGCGGGTCACAGTCCAGGTGTCCTGGCACCTTGTGGCACCCATCCTCCCGGCACCCCGCGGAATCCCGTCCCACTGGGGTGCCGTCCCACCCCAGCACCCCCTTTTTGAGCCCCCTCCTCGGGGGTGCCCCCGGCTCTGCCGCCCGTGCAGAGCCCCCCGGTGCTCCCGGCACGGTGGCTCTGCCACAGCACTGCAAGCTCTGAGTCATTTTTGAGGCCGAaaaacttgttttcttcctctttaaacTGGTTTGAAGCTGTTCAGACACGAAATCCCAGTGCTCCCGGGGCTTAGCCCTGGATCCCAGACAGACTCACGCTGCGTCCTCCACCTGCCACCATCCCCGCAGGAGCCCCCGGCCGTGACGCTGGGGTCCCACGCCGGGTCACCGGGTCCATCACCCCCTCAGTCCCGGCGGGATCGGCGTTCGTAGCTCTGGGTGGGCGCTCCCCCAGCTCAGGGGCACCGGGGACTCAGCGCTGGCTGCAGacccggggggcggcgggcgccCGGCGCGTGCCCCCCACGGTGACACAGCCCTCCCACTTGGACATATCCACCGGGACGTCCTCGGGATACTCCACGAGCGCGGGGGCGAAGGGTCCCAGGATCCAGGGCAGCGGCGTGTGCTGCCCCAcgtgctccagcagcccctcgAGGCTCAGCTGCGCCCGCATCACCGCGTCCCGGCTCTGCGCCAGCACCATGCCCGACAGGTCCTGGAAGGAGCGGGCGCTGGCCAGAGAAGCCTGGACGCCCTCCACGCCGTGCCGGACGTGTCCCGCCGTCTCCTGCACGCTGCTGGGGAACGCCCGGGCGCCGGCGGCCAGGTGGGAGCAGGCGGCGTGAAGCTGGTGCAGGAGCCCCTGGAGCATGGCCAGCGTCCGAGCCTCCACCTGCGGGGCGGGCAGCGGGCAGCACGGGCTGGGGGTGATGGACCCACGCCTGGTCCACCCGGGTGTCCCCTTGCCACGTGTCCCCACCTCAAGGGACTAAATGGCCGCTGTCCCCACCCTCTCCAGACGGAGCCAGCTGTCCCTCACCGTCCCCCCGGCCCGTACCTCGTTGTCCTCCATGGGCACCGCGTCCTGCTGGCTCCACTCCAGCCACAGGCCGTGCAGGTGCTCCCGcgtgctgtgccagggcccgTCCGTGCCCCGCTGCCCCTCCTCGATCTGCGGGGAGGTTCAGCCAGGTGGGAGCACACCTGGGGCCCGCACGGGGCCGGCACGGGGCTGGCATGGTCCCTGCCCCATCCTTACCAGCTGGATGACGTGgtggagctgggccaggagcCGCTGGGCACGGAGCCGTGCCCGCTGCAGGTCCCCCAGCGAGCGCCGCAGGGCCCGGTGAGGCAGCCTGGCCGACAGCGAGCCCACGCGGACAAAGTAGCTCTGCCAGCGCCTCTGCCGCTCCTGCGCGGCCACCTCCGTGGTGACCTCCGTGCCCGTGGTGACCTCCGTGCCCGTGGTGACCTCCGTGCCCGTGGCCACCTCTGTGTCTGTGGTCACCTCCGTGCCCCTGGTCACCTCTGAGCTCGTGGTCACCTTGCCCGTGGTCACCTCCTTGCCCTTGGccacctccctgcccatggtgacCTCTGTGCCCGCAGTCACCTCCGTGCCCCTGATCACCTCTGAACTCGTGGTCACCTTCTTGCCCGTGGTCACCTCCGTGCCCGTGGtcacctctgtgcctgctgccgCCGCTGTGGGAGCAGGGGTGAGGGCAGCGTGGCTGGGCCATCCTGGGCTGGGCACTGGAGCCCAGCGTCAGCAGCCACAGGATGCTTGGCCACCGGGTCATGTGGAGATGCCACCCCAAGCCAGGTGGCCTCTGCGGTCACCTCAGCTGTGACACGGGGCCAGCTGTGCCTAATGTCACCCAGTGCCAAGCTATAAATACCCGGGCGGGCACACAGGACTATATTTGCTCTTGGGTTTCCAGGTGAGAGTTCACCCAGTGCCATCCCGTGTCCTCCGGACGGGGACTGTCCCCACGTGGGGTCACCGCTCTGGCACCGCCGTGGGGCCACCACGCGCAGGCGATGCCAAGGCGGCGCTGAGCGACAGGCTGGGGGGTCCCAGCAGCGCCTGGCACCCCGAGATTTGGGGGACAGGGAGCACTCACCCAGCTCCTCGCCCGTCCCGGGGCGGTGCCCATCCAGCAGCGACTCCGATTTGCCCAGCACGGCGTCCACGCCCGTGGCCAGCAGCCGCCCCACGCGGGTTCCCACCACGGCCCCGAGCGCCGAGCGCGTCCTGGCCACGGCCCCGCTCACCGTGCACGACACCAGCTCCCTGGTCCCGGCCACCacctgggaggggacagcgcGGGGGACGGCTCGTGCCCGCTCCTCGCTCAGCGCCGGagccctgcccgtgtccccccggGTGACGTTACCCTCTCGgggggctgctgcaggatgggcagcttctcctccagcttGTCCAGCCCTTTGCAGGCCAATTTGTTGGCGGTGGAAACTGGAGGTGCGAAAACAGGAGGGTTTAAcgccctgtgccctgcaggagctccgCTAGCGCTGCGTTCTGGGGCACCCCAAAATTCAGGGGGTGCTTCCCCTCCCACCCTGCAGCTTCGCCAGCCCTTTTCTCCATTGGTGACACAAAGATGCGAAACCAGGTCCTCCCTCTCCCGCTGCCTCGGGAGAGCTCGCTGTGAGCCGGTTTCGGGGTCCCCCGTGCCCATGGGGTGCTGTTCCCCGCCCTTGCACTCACTCTGGGGCTCCAGCCgggtgaggaggggctgggccCCGCTCGCTGCTGCTGCCGTCAGGGTCCTGAGCCCCTTCTCGGCGGCGCTGCAGACGGAGCGCACGCAGGGGTGGCTCTGCTTGGTGCGGCCGTACGCCGAGGCCACGGCCCCGCAGGCGCAGCTCACCAGCGCCAGGTTGGCCACGCGGTTCACCACGCTCTGAGGGTGTGCGGCGACAGTAAGGTGGGGTCCCCAAAGACAcccgcagccccccgccccccaaaacccctccgTGCGCCTCTACCTTGGTGTCCGGCCCGGCCTCTGCCGGCGCCGCGGGGTTTTCGGCCGACATGGCAGCGGCGGCTGCAGCGGGGAGAGGGAGAATTTGGGGTGCCGTGGGTGGGTGAGGCTGGCGGGGACCCCCCCTGGGGATGAGACCCTCAgcaccccccagcccctgctccctgctcgtGCCCCGAGTGGGAGCGGCTGGTGGGCTCTGAGGGGCTCCCGGGGGCGTTTTCGGGGGTCTGAAGGGGGCTTGGGGTGGGGTCCcctgccaggaaaaggggggggCTGTGACCCCTCAACCCCTCTCGGACCCCCGTATCCCCTCGGGGATGCCCCTTTTTGGGGCCAGGGAGGGCTTTTTGGGTGattcagcagcagccagagcggACGCGTCTGTCGCAATCCTGCGCTGGGAACGTGCTGCCCGTCAGCGGCGCCTCGGCGGGGGCAGCCCCCGGAGCCCCGCAGGGAACCGAGCACCAGCGGCCCCCCCTGGACCCCCCCTGGACCCCGGGAGCCCCCCCTGGACCCCGGGAGCCCCCCCTGGACCCCGGGAGCCCCCCCGGACCCCGGGAGCCCCTCTCCCCTCTGGTGTCTCCCGTGGCAcctccggcccggccccgcgctctCCGGGGACGCGTTCTGGGGGGGTTCGGGGGGGCTCCAGGCCGGTCACTGGAGGGGTCGGGTCCCCTCGGGACCCTGCGTTTGTTCCTTTGACTTTCCAGGggtgtccctctgctgtcctCGGGGTGTTCCGGGGACCTCGGGAATCCCGACCTCCCCCGGACCCCCCCGGAGGCTCCCGGGGACCTCCGGACACCCCCCGGGACCACCTGAACCCCCCCTGGAGCCTTTCTGGTGCCCCCCCGGGATGCCCCCGGCCTCATTTCCCCCCCTTCCGCTCCCGCCCAGCCCCGGGCACGGTACTCACGGGGTGGGGGTGGGGTTCTGTCGCGACCCCCGGGCGAGATCGCGACCCCGGGCcccgcccagcccggccccggggggGGGCGGGAGCCAATCAGAGAAGGGGCGGGGCAGTGCCTCAGCCAATGAGAGGGATGGGCGTGGCAAGGGCGTGGCTTGTGGCGGGGAGAgcggggggacagcggggggacagcggggggacagcggggggacagcggggggacagcgggggcaCAGCCCGGCACCGACACCCCGCCACCTCTCCCGTGTCCCCGTGGTCGCTGTCCCGCCCCCGCTCCAGGTGTTTCCACCCCTGTTATCCCCAcccctggtgtccccatccctggtgtccccacCCCTCGTGTCCCCACCCCTGGTGTCCCCACGCCAAGGGACCCAGTGATGGGCGTCCCCAAGCCCGAGGACCCCAAGGCCAGCTGTGCCCACGCCAAGTATCGCCACATCAAGTGTCCCTTTGGCAGATGTTCCCCAGCCCAGGTGTTCCCGTGCCTCCAGAGCCCCTCAGGATGCTCAGGCCAGGGGCTGACGGGGGGCAGAGGGCCGTGGGTGACACGGCGGGGaaaggggacaggcaggggacaCGGCAGGTGGGTGGCACGGGCAGGGACGCGGTGCGGGCACCGCCTTATCCCGGGGGAATTGGTGGGACAGCGGGATGCGGACCTTGGTGGGTGCCAGGGTGCGTGCGCGGGGCGGTGCGGTGCCCACCGCGGGGTGGGGGGCGTCACCCTCTGTCCCCCGGCCGGTCCCGGCTCCCGGGGGCGGTTAAGAAGGtgccgaggcggcggcgggggaaTCGCCTCCGGTAACCGGGTGTTTATTGGGGCCGCGGGGTACAGCCCGCGGGCGGCCGCATGCATGGccgctggggagggggggggggctcCCGCCGCCCCCTGCCCTATTTACAGCCTGCCACCCCCTGGGGACCCGCCATCCCCCGGGGACCCGCCACTCCCCCGCGACACGCCACCCCGGGTGGGTGCcgggcaggggtggcaccgaaAGGGCACCCTTTGCCAGCAGAGAGTGGGCTCGGTGGGGACCCCCCCCGACCCCGGCTGTGCTTTCCAGGAGGGGGAGCCGGGGGCAAGGACGGGCAACccccaggctggcactggggagGGGTCGACCCCAGACTGGGGGTGGGAGCGCGCCCCATCCCCAGATAACGCCACATTCGGGGGGgcccccagcccccagcacccGAAATGTTCTCCGGGTTCCACCACCGCAACCGGAGCACCCCCGGCCGTGTGTCCCCGgggggctggcagcacccaAAAGGCCCCCCCAGGGCCTGGGGGCACAGCCCAGTGCCCGCGTCCGTGTGTCCATCCCGCCGCCCCCCAGGGATCCCCCTCCCAGggcgctgccagccccgggcccggcctggggaggggacacggtGGGCGCGCCCCCGCCCAGGAGCCGGGACAAAGCAGCGGGAGCGCGCAGGGCACTGCCCCACGCCAGCCGGGGACACCCCCAAACCCTACCCGGGGGCACCCAGGGGGTGCCTGTGCCCCCCTCCTCAGCCATGCAGCACCTCACCCCCTGCCCGCAGCTCCTGCCCGGCcgcccctccctgtccccagggagccGGGGGTCCCATCAGTGTCCTGGCGAGGGGGACGCGCACAGCCCGGCGCCCTATTTTCCCGAGGGAGTCCGCTCCACGCCGTAGCGCAGGAGGTGGTGCAGGTCCGTCAGCGGCCTCGGGGTGCCCGGTGCCCGGGCTGCCCGCGCtgccgccccgcgccgcccgtAGCCGCCCGTAGCCGCCGCCTCGCCGCTGTTGAACGTGTGGTTCCTCTTGAGGTGGGCGCCGGGGCGGCCCGTGCCGTTGTTGGCGTTGAAGTTCAGCTGCTCGGGGTGCCAGGGAGGCCCCTCGCTAAAGTCTCCCCCGTCCCCGCTGGGTGCCGACACCACCCGCCGGCGCTCGGGGCTGGGGCGCGGCGTCCCGCCGAAGTCGCCGTAGGAGCCGCGGGGCTGGCGGCGGGCGCCGGCGGGTGGGTGCTGCCGGGCGCGGGGACCCTCAGGAGGGTCCCGACCCCAATGCCCGTCGCCTGAGGAGTCGCTGAGTTCggcctccagctcctggtccACCAGGATGGCGTGGCAGGAGAGGGGGATGCCCCGCGGCGGGCGGCCGGAGCCGCCGTGCCCCCGCCCGGCGCCCGCGGGCCCGGAGCCTCCAGGGTCCCGCAAAGCCGCGTTGATGATGTTGTGACTCTGCTCCCAGGTGCAGTTTTGGAGGGAGCCGGGGCAGCGTTTCTGCTGCAGCGGGGTCTGCTCCGGCGTGGGCAGCACCCCCGAGTCCAGGTCGTGTTGGGCGACCTTGCCCAGCTCCTTGGGCCACCCGTTGGGCATCAGCGGGGCCAGCAGGGCTCCGCGAGCCCGCCGCTCGCCCAGGCGGCTGACGCTCACCACCGACTCACTGTGCGCCAGGATCGTCTCCTTGTCCTTGCGCCGCGCCAGCTCCTTGCGGTCCCGGTGCCCGATGAACCAGCACACGCTGAAGCCCGAGATGACGGCGCCGATGACGAAGGCGGCGACGGAGGAGATCACCAGGAGGTTCACGGACACCAGCCCGTCCGGCTCGTCCACGAAGCTCTCCGTCACCAGCCCTGGGGGTGGGGACGCGTCAGGGGGGACCTGCGGGTGCTCCCCACCCCggcccccagcccggccccgcgctcACCCTCGCACTCGCCCAGGTGGGACGTGCTGCCGCCGGCGATGTCCTGCTCGAAGGCCACCCTGGGGGTGCAAATTGAGGAGGGGTCAGCGGGTCCCCGATGGCCTGGCAGAGTCTCCCAAGCTCCCTTCGGCGAGCCGTGAGCTTGCGGGGGCTCAGCCATCGGGGGCTCTCCGGGGACCCCGCTGTGCCCCCTGCGCTGCCCCCGGGCCCGGGGCGTTACCTGGGACTGGGCTCCAGGAAGGCGCAGGAGCCCTCGGCTGTCCAGCCGCAGTAGGGATCCCGGCTCCCCAGGCAGTTCCTGCAGCCGGCAGAGACCTCAGGGTCAGCCCCGATGAGGGGCATGACACCCCGGCCCCCGCCAGGGACTGCCCCCGCACCGtgccgtgcctcagtttccccggcGGTGCCGCCGGACCCCAGCACGGGGGCGAATTCCTGGGATGTGAGGCCGCGCACAGCCCCCAGCGGcgagccctgcccggccccgagGCACTCACTTCATGCAGCCCGAGTGCTGCTGGCAGCGAGCCACGGGCGCCCTGGCCACGCACGGGGGGAAGGCCAGCAGCAGCGACCCCGCGGCCTtgtccagctccagccccagcagccgcCGCTCGTCCTCCGTGTCCCGGCCGCACCTGGGGACGGGGCAGAGCGCatcacagccccagccctggcgcACAGGGCCCTCCACAGGGCCTGTCCCAGGCCAGAGGTTTTCTCATCCCTCACCCTCGCATCCCTCTCAGCCGtcctctccatccatccatccgaACACACACCCACCCCTTTTACTGCCCCGTCTCCCCGCTCTGGCACCCTGGCACTCACTTCCCGGGCTGGTAGGTCTCAAACTCCTCCAGGAAGACGCTCTGGctgccgggggcggcgggcgcggggctgctgctggcgtTGGGCAGGATGAGGAACTTGAGCACGGTGCCGGTGCTGGAGCCCAGGAACACCACGGTGTGGTTTCCCCACGGCCCCGCTGCCGTGTCCACCACGATCTTACGCAGCTGGTACCTGCGCGGGCGTGGGAGCAGTGTTGGGGTGTGGGGGAgtccaggtgtccccagggagggggAACTGGGGCAGGGTGAGGGATCCAACCCCATCTGCATGTCCCCATCTGCATGTCCCCATCCCTatgtccccagctccagccccacatcGCTGTCCCCGTCCTCACCTCCCCatcccatgtccctgtccccattccctgtccctgtcccctgtccccattcccattccctgtccctgtccccattccctgtccccatcccatgtccctgtccccattccctgtccctgtccccattccctgtccccatcccatgtccctgtccccattccctgtccctgtccctatgtccctgtccccattcccattcccattccctgtccctgtccccatccctgctcacgccccggctgccctgctggcaggaggctgcagcctgagAGCGCCGCTTGATTAATTCCCCATCAAGCAGCAATTAAGGCAGATTTAATTAGGACGAGACAATCTTGACTGCAAAGTGTATGAGATTTATCAGCtctcccagcgctcccagcgCTGGCACAAGAGTGGAAAGGCAGCACGGGAGGCTCTGGCCAGCACCTCCCGgcccctcccagtgcctcccagtgcctcccagtgccccccagccccctcGGGCACCCACCGGGTCATGGTGCGGAGGATCCAGGGGGCGTTGCCCAGGGCCGGCACCGCCTCGTCCATCAGCGGGTGCGTCTTGACGAAGTTGAGGATCTCGTCGGGGAAGGCGCTGGAGGAGTTGTAGCGCATCCCCGGGGAGGCGCAGCACCCGGGCCTGCGGCCACAGGGCGGCTCAgtggagctgtccccagccctgtccccgtcctgtccccatcccagtccccagccctgtccccatccccgctGGTGGCTGTGGTTATCAtcacccctgtccccatcctgtccccagccctgtccccagccctgtccccatcctgtccccatccctgcggGTACTGGCCGTGGCTGCCACCAtccgctgtccccagccctgttcccttccccagtgccaccactgtCCCTGCCAGTAAGAGTCCCTcgccagccctgtccccagccccgcccCTCACCGTGGCTTTGGCACCATGTCCTCTGGCACAGGTGTCCAGATGGACTCGGGTGACTTCTGCTCCCGGAACCGTCCCTCGAAGACGGCGGCCACTTGGGTCATGTCGAAGGCGCAGACGGCGGAGCCGGGAATGCTGCAGGGACACGGCTGTGGGGTGAGCACGGGGAGCGCGAGGGGCCCCCAAAGGCAGATCCCAAACGGAAACGAGTCCAGATCCTGTCCAGGACCCAGCCGGACCCATCCCAGGCCTCATCCCAGATCCCACTCAGGATTCCACgcagctcccagctggcacCCAGCTCAGACCCCGCTGAGCCCGGGCAGTCTGGGCCGGGCACAAGAGCCTCTGACCTGTTGGCGGGCGTGGAGAACACGGCCAGGACCACGGGGCGCCCGTCCAGCTCCAGGATGTCCGTCACGGCTTGGATGACGTTGAAGTAGAAGTGGGAATCGCCCGGCACGGAGCAGTTGAGCCGGGCCTTGAGGAAGGACGTCCACTGCTTCTCCAGCACCCGCTGCGAGCCCCCCATGTCGTTCTTGCACACCCGGGCCACCCGTGACACCACCACCTGCGGGAGGACACCCATCACCACCCCGCCCCAAGGGCAGTCCCCGtgcccctgtccccaccccgggtgtccctgcagcgtcacagaatggtttgggttggaggggagcTCAGGGATCATCTCCTTCCCGGCGGGACCTGTCCCACCTTCTCCAGGTAGTTGAACTCCATGGCGATCTCCCGGAAGAAGAAGTAGACGTGGCTCCTCCATTCCACGGCGTGCACGAAGTAGGGCTCTGCGNNNNNNNNNNNNNNNNNNNNNNNNNNNNNNNNNNNNNNNNNNNNNNNNNNNNNNNNNNNNNNNNNNNNNNNNNNNNNNNNNNNNNNNNNNNNNNNNNNNNNNNNNNNNNNNNNNNNNNNNNNNNNNNNNNNNNNNNNNNNNNNNNNNNNNNNNNNNNNNNNNNNNNNNNNNNNNNNNNNNNNNNNNNNNNNNNNNNNNNNNNNNNNNNNNNNNNNNNNNNNNNNNNNNNNNNNNNNNNNNNNNNNNNNNNNNNNNNNNNNNNNNNNNNNNNNNNNNNNNNNNNNNNNNNNNNNNNNNNNNNNNNNNNNNNNNNNNNNNNNNNNNNNNNNNNNNNNNNNNNNNNNNNNNNNNNNNNNNNNNNNNNNNNNNNNNNNNNNNNNNNNNNNNNNNNNNNNNNNNNNNNNNNNNNNNNNNNNNNNNNNNNNNNNNNNNNNNNNNNNNNNNNNNNNNNNNNNNNNNNNNNNNNNNNNNNNNNNNNNNNNNNNNNNN from Hirundo rustica isolate bHirRus1 chromosome 26, bHirRus1.pri.v3, whole genome shotgun sequence encodes the following:
- the LOC120763455 gene encoding perilipin-3-like isoform X2 codes for the protein MSAENPAAPAEAGPDTKSVVNRVANLALVSCACGAVASAYGRTKQSHPCVRSVCSAAEKGLRTLTAAAASGAQPLLTRLEPQISTANKLACKGLDKLEEKLPILQQPPERVVAGTRELVSCTVSGAVARTRSALGAVVGTRVGRLLATGVDAVLGKSESLLDGHRPGTGEELAAAAGTEVTTGTEVTTGKKVTTSSEVIRGTEVTAGTEVTMGREVAKGKEVTTGKVTTSSEVTRGTEVTTDTEVATGTEVTTGTEVAAQERQRRWQSYFVRVGSLSARLPHRALRRSLGDLQRARLRAQRLLAQLHHVIQLIEEGQRGTDGPWHSTREHLHGLWLEWSQQDAVPMEDNEVEARTLAMLQGLLHQLHAACSHLAAGARAFPSSVQETAGHVRHGVEGVQASLASARSFQDLSGMVLAQSRDAVMRAQLSLEGLLEHVGQHTPLPWILGPFAPALVEYPEDVPVDMSKWEGCVTVGGTRRAPAAPRVCSQR
- the LOC120763455 gene encoding perilipin-3-like isoform X1, which gives rise to MSAENPAAPAEAGPDTKSVVNRVANLALVSCACGAVASAYGRTKQSHPCVRSVCSAAEKGLRTLTAAAASGAQPLLTRLEPQISTANKLACKGLDKLEEKLPILQQPPERVVAGTRELVSCTVSGAVARTRSALGAVVGTRVGRLLATGVDAVLGKSESLLDGHRPGTGEELAAAAGTEVTTGTEVTTGKKVTTSSEVIRGTEVTAGTEVTMGREVAKGKEVTTGKVTTSSEVTRGTEVTTDTEVATGTEVTTGTEVTTGTEVTTEVAAQERQRRWQSYFVRVGSLSARLPHRALRRSLGDLQRARLRAQRLLAQLHHVIQLIEEGQRGTDGPWHSTREHLHGLWLEWSQQDAVPMEDNEVEARTLAMLQGLLHQLHAACSHLAAGARAFPSSVQETAGHVRHGVEGVQASLASARSFQDLSGMVLAQSRDAVMRAQLSLEGLLEHVGQHTPLPWILGPFAPALVEYPEDVPVDMSKWEGCVTVGGTRRAPAAPRVCSQR
- the SEMA6B gene encoding semaphorin-6B: MSVFGLRCPVPGPVSDVRFPVPIPGSQCPVPGADSRLSVPGSRISVPGSQCRFQALSARFPDLSARFRCRFPVPVPGSQCPVPVPVPGGSGPPARGRCQVPRGARSGGGGSGGRVPRAEPANGGAGLATKQPMGALEWGVGGAWAGASPWVPRAWAGAEPYFVHAVEWRSHVYFFFREIAMEFNYLEKVVVSRVARVCKNDMGGSQRVLEKQWTSFLKARLNCSVPGDSHFYFNVIQAVTDILELDGRPVVLAVFSTPANSIPGSAVCAFDMTQVAAVFEGRFREQKSPESIWTPVPEDMVPKPRPGCCASPGMRYNSSSAFPDEILNFVKTHPLMDEAVPALGNAPWILRTMTRYQLRKIVVDTAAGPWGNHTVVFLGSSTGTVLKFLILPNASSSPAPAAPGSQSVFLEEFETYQPGKCGRDTEDERRLLGLELDKAAGSLLLAFPPCVARAPVARCQQHSGCMKNCLGSRDPYCGWTAEGSCAFLEPSPRVAFEQDIAGGSTSHLGECEGLVTESFVDEPDGLVSVNLLVISSVAAFVIGAVISGFSVCWFIGHRDRKELARRKDKETILAHSESVVSVSRLGERRARGALLAPLMPNGWPKELGKVAQHDLDSGVLPTPEQTPLQQKRCPGSLQNCTWEQSHNIINAALRDPGGSGPAGAGRGHGGSGRPPRGIPLSCHAILVDQELEAELSDSSGDGHWGRDPPEGPRARQHPPAGARRQPRGSYGDFGGTPRPSPERRRVVSAPSGDGGDFSEGPPWHPEQLNFNANNGTGRPGAHLKRNHTFNSGEAAATGGYGRRGAAARAARAPGTPRPLTDLHHLLRYGVERTPSGK